In Escherichia ruysiae, a genomic segment contains:
- the rlmM gene encoding 23S rRNA (cytidine(2498)-2'-O)-methyltransferase RlmM — protein MNKVVLLCRPGFEKECAAEITDKAGQREIFGFARVKDNAGYVIYECYQPDDGDKLIRELPFSSLIFARQWFVVGELLQHLPPEDRITPIVGMLQGVVEKGGELRVEVADTNESKELLKFCRKFTVPLRAALRDAGVLANYETPKRPVVHVFFIAPGCCYTGYSYSNNNSPFYMGIPRLKFPADAPSRSTLKLEEAFHVFIPADEWDERLANGMWAVDLGACPGGWTYQLVKRNMWVYSVDNGPMAQSLMDTGQVTWLREDGFKFRPTRSNISWMVCDMVEKPAKVAALMAQWLVNGWCRETIFNLKLPMKKRYEEVSHNLAYIQAQLDEHGINAQIQARQLYHDREEVTVHVRRIWAAVGGRRDER, from the coding sequence ATGAATAAGGTTGTATTGTTGTGCCGTCCTGGCTTTGAAAAAGAGTGTGCTGCGGAAATTACCGATAAAGCCGGTCAGCGGGAAATATTCGGTTTTGCCCGCGTTAAAGACAATGCGGGTTATGTCATCTATGAATGTTATCAACCGGATGATGGCGATAAGTTAATCCGCGAACTGCCGTTCAGTTCATTAATTTTTGCTCGCCAGTGGTTTGTGGTGGGGGAACTCCTGCAGCATTTGCCGCCAGAAGATCGAATTACCCCCATTGTCGGCATGTTACAGGGTGTAGTAGAGAAGGGCGGTGAACTGCGTGTTGAAGTTGCCGATACCAACGAAAGCAAAGAGTTGCTGAAATTCTGCCGTAAATTTACCGTGCCGCTACGGGCAGCCTTGCGTGATGCGGGTGTGCTGGCGAACTATGAAACGCCGAAGCGTCCGGTTGTGCATGTATTCTTTATTGCACCAGGCTGCTGCTATACCGGCTACTCCTACAGCAATAATAATTCGCCGTTCTATATGGGGATTCCACGCCTGAAGTTTCCGGCGGATGCGCCAAGCCGTTCCACGCTCAAACTGGAAGAGGCATTTCATGTGTTTATTCCTGCGGATGAGTGGGATGAACGCCTGGCAAATGGAATGTGGGCGGTAGATTTGGGCGCTTGTCCAGGCGGCTGGACCTACCAACTGGTGAAGCGCAACATGTGGGTATACTCCGTCGATAACGGCCCGATGGCGCAAAGTCTGATGGATACCGGACAGGTGACGTGGCTGCGGGAAGATGGTTTCAAATTCCGCCCAACACGTAGCAACATCTCATGGATGGTATGCGATATGGTTGAAAAACCAGCGAAAGTCGCAGCACTGATGGCACAGTGGCTGGTTAATGGCTGGTGTCGTGAAACTATCTTCAACCTTAAGCTACCGATGAAAAAACGCTACGAAGAAGTGTCACACAATCTGGCGTACATTCAGGCACAGCTTGATGAACATGGTATTAACGCCCAGATTCAGGCGCGGCAGTTGTATCACGATCGAGAAGAAGTGACGGTGCATGTCCGTCGTATCTGGGCTGCGGTGGGTGGTCGTCGCGACGAACGGTAA
- a CDS encoding YgdI/YgdR family lipoprotein, with protein MKKTAAIISACMLTFALSACSGSNYVMHTNDGRTIVSDGKPQTDNETGMISYKDANGNKQQINRTDVKEMVELDQ; from the coding sequence ATGAAAAAGACTGCCGCAATTATCTCTGCCTGTATGCTGACTTTTGCCCTGAGCGCCTGTTCCGGTTCGAACTATGTGATGCACACCAATGACGGACGTACCATCGTCTCTGACGGTAAACCACAAACTGATAATGAAACCGGTATGATTTCGTATAAAGACGCTAATGGCAACAAACAGCAGATCAACCGTACCGACGTGAAAGAGATGGTCGAGCTGGATCAGTAA
- the gcvA gene encoding glycine cleavage system transcriptional regulator GcvA: MSKRLPPLNALRVFDAAARHLSFTRAAEELFVTQAAVSHQIKSLEDFLGLKLFRRRNRSLLLTEEGQSYFLDIKEIFSQLTEATRKLQARSAKGALTVSLLPSFAIHWLVPRLSSFNSAYPGIDVRIQAVDRQEDKLADDVDVAIFYGRGNWPGLRVEKLYAEYLLPVCSPLLLTGEKPLKTPEDLAKHTLLHDASRRDWQTYTRQLGLNHINVQQGPIFSHSAMVLQAAIHGQGVALANNVMAQSEIEAGRLVCPFNDVLVSKNAFYLVCHDSQAELGKIAAFRQWILAKAAAEQEKFRFRYEQ, encoded by the coding sequence ATGTCAAAACGATTACCACCGCTAAATGCCTTACGAGTTTTTGATGCCGCCGCACGCCATTTAAGCTTCACGCGCGCAGCAGAAGAGCTTTTTGTGACCCAGGCCGCAGTAAGTCATCAAATCAAGTCACTTGAGGATTTTTTGGGACTGAAACTGTTCCGTCGCCGTAATCGTTCACTCCTGCTGACCGAGGAAGGGCAAAGCTATTTCCTCGATATCAAAGAGATATTTTCGCAATTAACCGAAGCGACGCGTAAACTCCAGGCTCGTAGCGCCAAGGGGGCGTTGACGGTCAGTTTACTCCCCAGTTTTGCCATCCACTGGCTGGTGCCGCGACTTTCCAGCTTTAATTCAGCTTATCCGGGAATCGACGTTCGAATCCAGGCGGTCGATCGCCAGGAAGATAAACTGGCGGATGATGTTGATGTGGCGATATTTTATGGTCGGGGCAACTGGCCGGGGCTGCGGGTCGAAAAACTTTATGCCGAATATTTGTTGCCGGTGTGTTCCCCGCTACTGTTAACCGGCGAAAAACCCTTGAAGACGCCAGAAGATCTGGCTAAACATACGTTATTACACGATGCGTCCCGGCGTGACTGGCAGACATATACTCGCCAGTTGGGGTTAAATCATATCAACGTTCAACAAGGGCCGATCTTCAGTCACAGCGCGATGGTGCTGCAAGCGGCTATCCACGGGCAGGGAGTCGCATTGGCGAATAATGTGATGGCGCAATCGGAAATCGAGGCCGGACGCCTTGTCTGCCCGTTTAATGATGTTCTGGTCAGTAAAAATGCTTTTTATCTGGTATGTCATGACAGCCAGGCAGAACTGGGTAAAATAGCCGCCTTTCGCCAATGGATCCTGGCGAAAGCCGCTGCTGAACAAGAAAAATTCCGCTTTCGTTATGAACAATAA
- the csdA gene encoding cysteine desulfurase CsdA, producing the protein MNVFNPAQFRAQFPALQDAGVYLDSAATALKPEAVVEATRQFYSLSAGNVHRSQFAEAQRLTTRYEAAREKVAQLLNAPDDKTIVWTRGTTESINMVAQCYARPRLQPGDEIIVSVAEHHANLVPWLMVAQQTGAKVVKLPLNAQRLPDVDLLPELITPRSRILALGQMSNVTGGCPDLARAITFAHSAGMVVMVDGAQGAVHFPADVQQLDIDFYAFSGHKLYGPTGIGVLYGKPELLEAMSPWLGGGKMIHEVSFDGFTTQSAPWKLEAGTPNVAGVIGLSAALEWLADYDINQAESWSRSLATLAEDSLAKRPGFRSFRCQDSSLLAFDFAGVHHSDMVTLLAEYGIALRAGQHCAQPLLAELGVTGTLRASFAPYNTKSDVDALVNAVDRALELLVD; encoded by the coding sequence ATGAACGTTTTTAATCCCGCGCAGTTCCGTGCGCAGTTTCCCGCATTACAGGATGCGGGCGTCTATCTCGACAGTGCCGCAACCGCGCTCAAGCCCGAAGCCGTGGTTGAGGCTACCCGACAGTTCTATAGCCTTAGCGCCGGAAACGTCCATCGCAGCCAGTTTGCCGAAGCCCAACGTCTGACCACACGTTATGAGGCTGCGCGGGAGAAAGTGGCGCAATTGCTCAATGCTCCAGATGACAAAACCATTGTCTGGACGCGCGGCACCACCGAATCCATCAACATGGTGGCGCAATGCTATGCGCGTCCGCGTCTGCAACCGGGCGATGAAATTATTGTCAGCGTGGCAGAGCACCACGCCAACCTCGTCCCCTGGCTGATGGTCGCCCAACAAACCGGAGCCAAAGTGGTGAAGTTGCCGCTTAATGCGCAGCGGCTGCCAGATGTCGATTTGTTACCAGAGCTGATTACTCCCCGTAGCCGGATTCTGGCGTTGGGCCAGATGTCGAACGTCACTGGCGGCTGCCCGGATCTGGCACGAGCGATTACCTTTGCCCATTCAGCCGGGATGGTGGTGATGGTTGATGGTGCTCAGGGGGCGGTGCATTTCCCTGCAGATGTTCAGCAACTGGATATCGATTTCTACGCTTTTTCAGGTCACAAACTTTACGGCCCGACGGGTATCGGCGTGCTGTATGGCAAACCAGAACTGCTGGAAGCAATGTCGCCCTGGCTCGGCGGTGGCAAAATGATTCACGAAGTCAGTTTTGACGGCTTCACCACACAATCTGCCCCGTGGAAACTGGAAGCCGGAACGCCCAACGTCGCAGGCGTCATTGGGTTAAGCGCGGCGCTGGAATGGCTGGCAGATTATGATATTAACCAGGCAGAAAGCTGGAGTCGTAGCCTGGCGACGCTTGCAGAAGATTCGCTGGCAAAACGTCCAGGCTTTCGTTCATTCCGCTGCCAGGATTCCAGCCTGCTGGCCTTTGATTTCGCGGGGGTTCATCACAGCGATATGGTGACTTTGCTGGCAGAGTACGGTATTGCCCTGCGCGCCGGGCAGCATTGCGCTCAGCCGCTACTGGCAGAATTAGGCGTAACCGGCACACTGCGCGCCTCTTTTGCGCCATATAATACAAAGAGTGATGTGGATGCGCTGGTGAACGCCGTTGACCGCGCGCTGGAATTATTGGTGGATTAA
- the csdE gene encoding cysteine desulfurase sulfur acceptor subunit CsdE produces the protein MTNPQFAGHPFGTTVTAETLRDTFAPLTQWEDKYRQLIMLGKQLPALPDELKAQAKEIAGCENRVWLGYTVAENGKMHFFGDSEGRIVRGLLAVLLTAVEGKTAAELQTQSPLALFDELGLRAQLSASRSQGLNALSEAIITAAKQV, from the coding sequence ATGACAAACCCGCAATTCGCCGGACATCCGTTCGGCACAACCGTTACCGCAGAGACGTTACGCGATACTTTCGCGCCGTTGACGCAGTGGGAAGATAAATATCGCCAGTTGATCATGCTGGGGAAACAGCTTCCTGCTTTGCCAGACGAATTAAAAGCACAGGCCAAAGAGATTGCCGGATGCGAAAACCGCGTCTGGCTGGGATATACCGTGGCTGAAAACGGCAAGATGCATTTCTTTGGCGACAGCGAAGGACGCATTGTGCGCGGTCTGCTGGCAGTGTTGTTGACCGCCGTGGAGGGCAAAACCGCCGCCGAGTTACAAACGCAGTCGCCGCTGGCGTTGTTTGATGAGCTGGGATTGCGTGCGCAACTTAGTGCCTCACGCAGTCAGGGGCTGAATGCGTTAAGCGAGGCGATTATCACAGCGGCGAAACAGGTTTAA
- a CDS encoding DUF423 domain-containing protein, giving the protein MTSRFMLIFAAISGFIFVALGAFGAHVLSKTMGAVEMGWIQTGLEYQAFHTLAILGLAVAMQRRISIWFYWSSVFLALGTVLFSGSLYCLALSHLRLWAFVTPVGGVSFLAGWALMLVGAIRLKRKGVNHE; this is encoded by the coding sequence ATGACCAGCCGTTTTATGCTGATTTTCGCCGCCATTAGCGGCTTCATTTTTGTGGCTCTCGGCGCTTTTGGCGCGCATGTGTTAAGTAAAACCATGGGAGCCGTTGAGATGGGCTGGATCCAGACCGGCCTCGAATACCAGGCGTTCCATACGCTGGCGATTTTAGGTCTGGCGGTGGCGATGCAGCGTCGCATCAGTATCTGGTTTTACTGGAGTAGCGTTTTCCTCGCGTTAGGCACGGTGCTGTTCAGCGGCAGCCTTTATTGCCTGGCGCTGTCCCATCTGCGTTTGTGGGCGTTTGTCACACCGGTTGGCGGCGTGAGCTTCCTCGCGGGCTGGGCGTTAATGTTAGTCGGAGCTATCCGTTTAAAGCGCAAGGGCGTAAATCATGAATAA
- the mltA gene encoding murein transglycosylase A — protein sequence MKGRWVKYLLMGAVVAMLAACSSKPTDRGQQYKDGKFTQPFSLVNQPDAVGAPINAGDFAEQINHIRNSSPRLYGNQSNVYNAVQEWLRAGGDTRNMRQFGIDAWQMEGADNYGNVQFTGYYTPVIQARHTRQGEFQYPIYRMPPKRGRLPSRAEIYAGALSDKYILAYSNSLMDNFIMDVQGSGYIDFGDGSPLNFFSYAGKNGHAYRSIGKVLIDRGEVKKEDMSMQAIRHWGETHSEAEVRELLEQNPSFVFFKPQSFAPVKGASAVPLVGRASVASDRSLIPPGTTLLAEVPLLDNNGKFNGQYELRLMVALDVGGAIKGQHFDIYQGIGPEAGHRAGWYNHYGRVWVLKTAPGAGNVFSG from the coding sequence ATGAAAGGACGTTGGGTAAAGTACCTTCTTATGGGCGCTGTTGTGGCGATGCTTGCCGCCTGCTCCTCCAAACCAACCGATCGCGGACAGCAATATAAAGACGGGAAATTTACCCAGCCTTTCTCTCTGGTGAACCAGCCAGATGCCGTTGGCGCACCAATTAACGCCGGTGATTTTGCCGAGCAAATTAACCATATTCGTAACTCGTCACCGCGTCTGTATGGCAACCAGAGTAATGTTTATAACGCGGTGCAAGAGTGGCTGCGCGCAGGCGGTGATACCCGCAATATGCGCCAGTTCGGCATTGACGCCTGGCAGATGGAAGGCGCGGACAACTATGGCAACGTGCAGTTTACAGGCTATTACACGCCGGTAATTCAGGCGCGCCATACCCGCCAGGGCGAGTTCCAGTATCCTATTTACCGTATGCCGCCAAAACGCGGCCGTCTGCCGTCTCGTGCGGAGATCTACGCGGGGGCACTGAGCGATAAATATATCCTCGCTTACAGCAACTCCCTGATGGATAACTTCATTATGGATGTACAGGGTAGCGGGTATATCGATTTTGGCGACGGCAGTCCGCTTAACTTCTTCAGCTATGCCGGAAAGAACGGTCATGCCTATCGCAGTATTGGTAAGGTGCTGATCGATCGTGGCGAAGTGAAAAAAGAAGATATGTCGATGCAGGCGATTCGTCACTGGGGGGAAACGCACAGTGAAGCCGAAGTTCGCGAACTGCTGGAACAGAATCCGTCTTTCGTCTTCTTTAAGCCGCAATCTTTTGCACCGGTGAAAGGAGCAAGTGCTGTGCCGCTGGTTGGTCGTGCTTCTGTTGCCTCCGATCGCTCGCTCATCCCGCCAGGCACTACCTTGCTGGCAGAAGTACCGTTGTTGGATAATAACGGTAAATTTAACGGTCAGTACGAACTGCGTCTGATGGTGGCGCTGGATGTCGGTGGCGCAATCAAAGGCCAACATTTCGATATCTATCAAGGGATCGGGCCGGAAGCCGGACACCGCGCAGGTTGGTACAACCACTATGGACGTGTCTGGGTGCTGAAAACGGCACCGGGTGCAGGTAACGTCTTTAGCGGCTGA
- the tcdA gene encoding tRNA cyclic N6-threonylcarbamoyladenosine(37) synthase TcdA yields the protein MSVVISDAWRQRFGGTARLYGEKALQLFADAHICVVGIGGVGSWAAEALARTGIGAITLIDMDDVCVTNTNRQIHALRDNVGLAKAEVMAERIRQINPECRVTVVDDFVTPDNVAQYMNAGYSYVIDAIDSVRPKAALIAYCRRNKIPLVTTGGAGGQIDPTQIQVTDLAKTIQDPLAAKLRERLKSDFGVVKNSKGKLGVDCVFSTEALVYPQSDGTVCAMKATAEGPKRMDCASGFGAATMVTATFGFVAVSHALKKMMAKAARKE from the coding sequence ATGTCTGTGGTAATTAGTGATGCCTGGCGTCAGCGTTTTGGCGGCACTGCGCGTCTGTATGGTGAGAAAGCCTTGCAACTATTTGCCGATGCACATATCTGTGTGGTCGGCATCGGTGGTGTCGGTTCCTGGGCGGCGGAAGCTCTGGCGCGCACGGGGATTGGCGCAATCACGCTTATCGATATGGATGATGTGTGTGTCACCAATACCAATCGGCAAATTCACGCGCTGCGTGATAACGTCGGGCTGGCAAAAGCGGAAGTGATGGCGGAGCGTATTCGCCAGATTAACCCGGAGTGTCGGGTGACAGTGGTGGACGATTTCGTGACGCCGGATAACGTAGCGCAATATATGAATGCCGGTTATTCGTATGTTATTGATGCCATTGACAGTGTGCGCCCCAAAGCGGCACTAATCGCATACTGTCGTCGCAATAAAATCCCATTGGTAACGACGGGGGGGGCCGGCGGGCAGATTGATCCGACGCAGATTCAGGTTACTGACCTGGCGAAGACTATTCAGGACCCGCTGGCGGCGAAGCTGCGCGAGCGCCTGAAAAGCGATTTTGGCGTGGTGAAAAACAGCAAAGGTAAGCTCGGTGTGGATTGCGTGTTTTCTACCGAGGCGTTGGTATATCCGCAGTCAGACGGTACGGTCTGTGCGATGAAAGCCACGGCGGAAGGACCAAAGCGAATGGATTGCGCATCAGGATTTGGTGCGGCAACGATGGTGACCGCCACCTTTGGTTTTGTTGCGGTTTCTCATGCGCTGAAGAAGATGATGGCGAAAGCGGCGCGCAAGGAATAA